The following DNA comes from Candidatus Firestonebacteria bacterium RIFOXYD2_FULL_39_29.
AGAAAAAAAGCGCGCTTGAAGTCGTTATGACGGTGCTTCATGCCGGCGGAAAATTCGATAAGGATTCATATAAGGTCTCGGGCGGTCTTCACGGGGTCGGGGTTTCCGTGGTGAACGCGTTATCGGAATGGCTGGAAGTGGAAGTTTACATAAATGGGGAAGTTTGGAGACAGGAGTACAAACGCGGTAAACCGGTAAAGGATGTGGCGAAAGTCGGAAAGACCGGAAAACGCGGTACCAAAGTAACTTTCATGGCGGACGATAAAATATTTGAAACTAAAGTTTACTCTTATGATGTTCTATCAAGCCGTCTCCGCGAGCTGGCGTTTTTAAACCGCGGGATCAATATAAAAATTAAAGACGAGAGAAGCGGAAAAGATCATGAGTTCGAATTCGCGGGCGGTATTGTTGAGTTTGTTACCACTATGAATAAAAATAAAGAACCTCTGCATCCGAAACCTATCTACATCTCGAAAGAAAAAACAGGTATTGCTATTGAGATTGCCCTGCAGTGGAACGACGGATACAGTGAAAATATTCTGACGTATGTTAATAACATTAATACACACGAGGGCGGTACGCACTTAATAGGACTGAAAACAGGACTTACCAGAGTGGGGAATGACTACGCAAAAAAGAAAGGACTCTTGAAAGCCGATTCCGAATCCCTTCTGGGCGACGATATGCGGGAAGGTTTAACTGCCGTTATCTCCGTAAAAATAGCCGAGCCGCAGTTTGAAGGTCAGACAAAGATGAAACTCGGGAACTCCGAGGTAAAAGGAATTGTTGAGTCCATTGTAAATGAAGATCTCTCCGCATTTTTTGAAGAAAATCCGAGTGCCGGAAAAAAGATTCTGGAAAAAGCATGTATCGCCTCCCAGGCCAGAGAAGCGGCAAGAAAAGCAAGAGAACTGACCAGGAGAAAAGGCGCCCTTGAAGGATGGTCTCTCCCCGGAAAGCTTGCTGACTGCTCGGAAAGAGACGCTGCAAAATGCGAGTTATATATAGTCGAAGGTGATTCCGCAGGCGGTTCCGCGAAGCAGGGCAGGAGCAGGCAATTCCAGGCTATACTTCCCCTTCGCGGTAAAATATTAAATGTTCAAAAAGCCCGTCTTGATAAGATATTCGGCAACGAAGAGATCAGGACTATTATTACCGCAATAGGCACCGGAGTAGGCGAGCAGGATTTTGATCTTGAAAAACTGCGTTACCACAAGATAGTGATCATGACCGACGCCGACGAGGATGGTTCGCACATCAGGACCCTTCTTCTTACTTTCTTCTACAGGCAGATGAGAAAACTTATCGAAAACGGGAATATCTACATAGCCCAACCGCCGCTTTACAAAATTAAAAAAGGAAAGCTGGAAAAATATTTTGTTACAGAAATAGAGATGGAAAAGTTCCTGATAGATGAGGCCTGCAGAAATACGCGCCTTACAAAGCTTAAAAACGGCAAGGAAGACATTCTCTTTAATGAGCATCGTTACAGGGAGATTCTTACTTCGCTTCTGGAGATAGAAGAGTATATCAAGTCTATCGAGAAAAAAGATATTACTGTAGCCGAGCTTCTTTCTTTTATAGGCAAAAGAAAGCTCCCTATGTTCAAAGTGCAGGTCTTCGGTGAGGTGAAATATGCCGATTCGGAATCCGAAAAAAACACTATCCTTAAATCCCTCAGGAAAAAACAGAAGGCAGACGGAAAAAAAGGGAAGACCATAGAAAAAGACGAGGAAGAAATAATAGTAAACATTTCCGAAATAGAAGAAATAGGCGTCCTTATGGAAAAAATAAAGCTTCTTGAGAAAAAAGATGTACTGCTTGACGAAGAAGAGTTTGACAAAAAGAAAAAAGAAATGAAACCCCTCTATATGATAATCGAAGGGGAAAACGAAACGATGGTGCATAGCGCTCTGGAGATATTAAAGAATGTCCGGGTTATCGCAAAGAAAGGGCTGGAAATACAGAGGTATAAAGGTCTTGGAGAAATGAACCCAGAGCAGCTCTGGAATACAACGATGAATCCGGAAACCCGCACGGTTCTGCAGGTAAAACTCGAAGACGAGGTGGAAGCCGAAAGAATATTTACAATTCTTATGGGCGACCAGGTGGAGCCGAGAAGACAGTTCATACAGGAAAATGCGCTGGAAGCGAAGAATATTGATATATGAGTAAAGTTTCCAAAGTTGATAAACATCTTAAAGCAGTCAGCGAGATCAGCAGGGCAATTACGTCAAATCTTTATCTTGAAGATATTCTCCGCCTTATCGTTACTGTCACCGCAGAGGTTATGAATTCAAAGATCTGCTCTCTCCTGCTGCTGGATGAAAATAAAAAAGAATTGGTGATCCGCGCTACTCAATCCATTTCTGATGCCTACAATAGAAAGCCGAATATTAAACTAGGGGAAGGTATTGCCGGCCGTGTCGCAATTGATAAAATACCGATGGTTATCTCGGATGTAAGAACTAACCCGAATTATCTTAACAGGGATGTTGCAAAAAAAGAAGGGCTTGTATCGCTCTTAGCTGTTCCCATGCTCGTGAAAGGAAAAATTATCGGGGTCTTTAATCTCTATACAAGCAAGCCTCATGAATTTTCCCAGAAAGAAATTGATATTTTAACGAGTGTCGCAAGCCAGGCCGCTATTGCCATTGAAAACGCGGAGTTGATGGTGAAAACTAAAATAATCGAAGAAGAGCTGGCAGAAAGAAAATTAGTGGAAAAGGCAAAATCATTGCTCATTAAAAAACTGGGGATGTCCGAAGAAGATGCCTATAAAAAGATTCAAAGAAGGAGCATGGATTCCAGAAAAAGCATGAAAGATGTAGCCGAAGCAATAATTTTAGCGTCAGATTTCTAAAAATAAAGCAAAGATTTGTTTCGTCCGCCAATTATTAGGGCGGATAGAGCTTCGAATTTGTTTTTAAGGGAGGCCTCATATGGTAATAGTTTTCAGGATTGTATTCATTTGTGTCAGTAGTTTGGTGGGATTTTTGATTGCTGACGGTTTTAACGTGCCGCAATACAAAGGAACGATTGTCGGAGTATTTTCCGGCATTGCAGTAGTTTTGTTGGATATTTTTTCCGGTAAAATATCCGTAAAAGACCTGTCTGCGCTCCTAATCGGACTGATACTAGGCCTTGTGGTTGCGGCTTTATTTGCCCATGGTTTTGCCCAGATCCCGGCTCTCCAGCAGCCCAAAAACGCTTATATTCCCTTAATTATCTATATTATCTGTATTTATTTTGGCATGGTTATGGCGCTTAAGAAAAAAGATGAGCTTCTCGGTTTCCGCTCTTTTGTCGGCGGAAAGGAAAAATCCGCGTATTCCAAGATACTTGATACCAGCGTTATCATAGACGGCAGAGTCGCGGATATCATAGAGCTCGGGTTTATGGACGGCGATATAATTATTCCCAAGTTTGTAGTGCTGGAACTCCAGATGATCGCGGATTCTCCGGATACGTTAAAAAGAAACAGGGGCCGCCGCGGGTTGGATATAGTCACAAGAATGCAAAAAGCCTCTCCATTTATCAGGATTACCGAGGAGGATTTCCCGGAGCTTCGTAATGTGGATGAGAAATTGTTAAAGCTGGCGAAAAAAACAGGAGGGAAGGTTGTAACCAATGATTTTAATTTAAATAAAGTCGCCTCTGTGGAAAAAATAAAAGTTCTGAATATTAATGACCTTTCGAACGGCTTAAAGCCGCAGGTAATTCCCGGTGAGTACATGAGAGTAAAGATAATAAAGGAAGGCAAAGAAAACAACCAGGGAATAGCCTATCTTGAAGACGGCACGATGATAGTAGTGGACGGCGCGAAGAATGCCATAAACAAAGAGATAGATGTAATGATAACCAGTGCTATTCAAACCTCCGCCGGAAGAATGATATTTGCAAAGAAAAGGGAAGACTAGAAGAGATATTGACAATTTACGAATGACGAATGACGATTTTAGGTATACGGAAAATAGCTTCCGTAATATTTAAAAAAATGAATAAGCAACAAATTGTATTTTCAAAAAATAATACCACATACAATTGTCAATCGTGAATCGTCAATTGTAAATGCTTTAGCAGGCAAGGGGAGAATGCATGACAATCTCAGTGATCATCGTCGCTGCCGGCAGCAGCAAGCGGCTGGGCGGTAAAGTGAATAAACCTTATTTAAATATTAAAGGGAAACCTGCGCTTTATTATTCTATAAAAACATTTTTATCATTGAATATGATCAAAGAGGTCCTTGTTGTCATCAGAGAAAAAGATGAAACAATGTTCAGATCATTGTTAAATAAATATATATTTTTCGGCGTAAAATATACTTATGGCGGTAAGGAGAGAAAAGATTCCGTATTAAACGGGTTAAATGCTCTCGAAAATAAAAAGGGAATTGTTCTTATTCATGATGCCGCTCGGCCGTTTGTTTCAAAAGAACTGGTAAGCCGGGTAATAAAGGCGTCAGTAAAATACCGCGCGGCGATCCCTGTAATACCCGTAAAAGACACGGTTAAATATTCTAAAAACGGAACCTTTGTTGAAAAAACACTCAACCGGAATGAACTTTTTCTTGCGCAGACTCCCCAGGGGTTTGATTTTACTCTTCTTATGAAGTCCAATTTGAAAGCTCTCCTCAAAAAAACACCGATTACGGATGATGCTATGCTCATGGAATCAGCCGGGGTTAAAACGGCGCTTGTAAAAGGCGATGAAAATAATATCAAAATTACGACTATAGAGGATCTTGCATAAAACGGAGTTAAAATGAAAGCATTGATGTCTCTGCTTCTGCTCCTTCCTATCTTATCAACCTGTCTTTCTTCCAAAGAATATATTTTTAATATTAATGAAAAAGGAACGGAGTATAAGAATTTTGTAAATATAAATAAGATCGAGAGCGGCTATTATTTAAAGAGTACCGTAAATAAGGAAGAAGAAAAAGATTCGGTTATGGAAGCAAAATTAAATAAGGATTTTGAAACTGTTGAATGGAAATTAAAGAATCCTAAGAAAAGTATTGATGTAATTGCCGTACGTGAAGGGAATATAATAATACTTACGGGAACTTTTAGCGGAAAAGAGAACAACAAAAAGGAAATATATATAGACAACCGGCCGTGGCATCAGATATTCCAGCTCGGGCTTATGAAATTCGCAATTTCGGAGACAAAAGAAAAAAGTATTGAGTTTTGGGGGCTTAGGCCTGACAACCCGGAAAGTTCCGGAGTTCTCGCGGCGTCAAAAGACAAGGTTGAGACCATAGAAGTAAACGGAAAGAAGATAGAAACTGCAAAGTTAAGAATAGGCCTTGCCGGCTGGCTTTCAATATTTTGGACCGGGGATTACTGGTTCCGGCTCTCTGACGGTCTTTATATCATGGCAAAACCAACAGGTAATGTATCCGCGGTGCTTGTTGAAGAAAAAGAGTGAAAACCTCAATTGGATACTTGATAATTTCTGATTTTGCAATATTGTGAAAGAGGATAAAAGTCAATTGTTCTGGGAATTAGACCAGTACCCTTCCTGCCTTTAAATGATATAATTACCGCAGAGAGTATATGAAAAAAGATAAAATACTTTTAATAGATGATGATGAGATATTGAAGAAGGAATTTAAAGAATGCTTTTCCGAATATGAGTTTTTAGATGCTAAAAACGGAGAGCAGGCTTTAAATATTATTTCTAAACCGAACGAAATAGACCTGGTAATTCTTGACGTAAAAATGCCGGGGATAAACGGGCTTGAGGTCTTAAGGAAAATAAAGAAAAACGCTCCTGAAGTTCCTGTGATAATATTTACGGGATATGCTTCAAAGGAAGTAGTTCTTGAGTCGCTGAGAAATAGTGCCGACAACCTTATTGAAAAGCCGTTTGATATAGAAAAGTCCAGAGATGTTATAGAAACGCTTCTTGCTAAGATAAAAAAAGAGCCGGAAGATGAGTCGCTGGATACCAAAGGTAAGATAAACAAGGCAAAAAAGTTTCTTGAAAAAAACTTCAGAAAGAAGACCGATCTTAAAGATGCGGCAAAAGTAGTAGCCCTGACCGCAAAATATTTAAGTATGGAGTACAAGAAGATAACAGGCGTGGGTTTTAGCGAACACAGGCAGCAGTTGAGGATTGATGAGGCAAAAGAAATGCTTAAAAACACGGGTTACAGCGTTGATCAGATATCTTACAAAGTAGGATATGAGAATTGTGAATCATTGATACGACCGTTTAAGAAAAGTACCGGCACCACCCCGGCTGAATACCGTAAAAGCAAAAATAAAGGCAAAAAAAAGAAACGCTAGTTTTAATAAATTTCAATTGAAAACATATCTTGTATCAGTGGAATCCGATAGTTTTGTAATCAGTGAAATCGCTTTTCACCGGGGGCTCATGCAATAATACTCAGTATTGGATGCAGCGGGAAAAAGTAGAACAAAGATCGTAAGTTTTCCAATATAGAGGAGCGCCGGGTGAAAAAATATATTTTGATCGCGGACGATGATGTAGAATTAAATGAAGGGCTTGCAGAACTTCTTAAAGGTGAAGGTTACCTGGTTTGTTCGGTTAGCAACGGGGAAGAAGCAGTAAAGGAAGCAGGCAAGCAGCATTTTGATCTTATAGTTCTTGACTATAAAATGGAAAAAATGAACGGCAGAGAGACATTAATAGAATTAAAAAAAATTGCCCCTGAAGTAAAAGTAATATTCATAAGCGGTAACCCCTTTATTGAAAAAATAAAAGAAGAAAAAGAATTTTCCGGAAATATTATTTGCGCCCTGAGTAAGCCTTTTAGCATAGAAAAGTTCATAGCTTCCGTATCCGAAGCCTGCAAATAGGTCAATCCTTTAATCGGATAAAAATCAACTCAAACAGGCATAACCTCCTTAATAAAATAATGAATATTTGTAATAATAATACATAATTTAAAACAGGAGGATAATATGATAATAAAAAAAGCAGGTAAGCCGGTTTTGGTAAAAAATTCAATAAAGAAGCCGGAGATGCAGAAAGACGGAATAAATGAAGAAATAAGAAGGAAGGCGTATTATAAGTTTGAGAACAGCGGAAGGATCAATGGAAATGACCGGCTTCATTGGTATGAAGCGGAAATTGAAGTAGCAGGAAATAAGTAGGAAAAAATATTCTTTTCCTGTCGGCGAAATATTGTAAAATATATTCAAGTATTAATATTTCTGTTTTTGGTTGCTGAACAGACAGGAGATGGTTTTTAAAGGATAAATATGCCTAAAAAAGTGATGATAGTAGATGACGATACAAGTTTTCTTGAAGAACTCGTTGAGATGATAAAAATGAGCGGTTACGATGTTATCTCTTCTGACAACAGCGCAGATGTCGTAAAGATCGTCAGAAAAGAAAAGCCCGATGTAATTCTCATGGATTTAAAAATGGACGGTCTAAACGGTTTTCAACTTGTCATGATGCTTAAACATTATAAAGATATAAGTAATATTCCTGTAATAATAATGACGGGACACTATAATGACGAAGTGGATGTTTGGCTGGAGAATTCTTTTGGCGTGCATAGGTTCATAAAAAAGCCTTTTAACCCGCTGGATGTAATATCGAGGATAGAAGAAACAGTAGCAGCAAAAATATAACGGAGAAATAATCATGATAAAGTCAAATTGTTACACCGGGATA
Coding sequences within:
- a CDS encoding histidine kinase gives rise to the protein MSKVSKVDKHLKAVSEISRAITSNLYLEDILRLIVTVTAEVMNSKICSLLLLDENKKELVIRATQSISDAYNRKPNIKLGEGIAGRVAIDKIPMVISDVRTNPNYLNRDVAKKEGLVSLLAVPMLVKGKIIGVFNLYTSKPHEFSQKEIDILTSVASQAAIAIENAELMVKTKIIEEELAERKLVEKAKSLLIKKLGMSEEDAYKKIQRRSMDSRKSMKDVAEAIILASDF
- a CDS encoding DNA gyrase subunit B, giving the protein MKKEKPVKPAKAVKPGTGDYNADNITILEGLEAVRRRPAMYIGGTSVDGLHHLVYEVVDNSIDEALAGHCKNISVTIHKDNSVTVIDDGRGIPVGMHKEKKKSALEVVMTVLHAGGKFDKDSYKVSGGLHGVGVSVVNALSEWLEVEVYINGEVWRQEYKRGKPVKDVAKVGKTGKRGTKVTFMADDKIFETKVYSYDVLSSRLRELAFLNRGINIKIKDERSGKDHEFEFAGGIVEFVTTMNKNKEPLHPKPIYISKEKTGIAIEIALQWNDGYSENILTYVNNINTHEGGTHLIGLKTGLTRVGNDYAKKKGLLKADSESLLGDDMREGLTAVISVKIAEPQFEGQTKMKLGNSEVKGIVESIVNEDLSAFFEENPSAGKKILEKACIASQAREAARKARELTRRKGALEGWSLPGKLADCSERDAAKCELYIVEGDSAGGSAKQGRSRQFQAILPLRGKILNVQKARLDKIFGNEEIRTIITAIGTGVGEQDFDLEKLRYHKIVIMTDADEDGSHIRTLLLTFFYRQMRKLIENGNIYIAQPPLYKIKKGKLEKYFVTEIEMEKFLIDEACRNTRLTKLKNGKEDILFNEHRYREILTSLLEIEEYIKSIEKKDITVAELLSFIGKRKLPMFKVQVFGEVKYADSESEKNTILKSLRKKQKADGKKGKTIEKDEEEIIVNISEIEEIGVLMEKIKLLEKKDVLLDEEEFDKKKKEMKPLYMIIEGENETMVHSALEILKNVRVIAKKGLEIQRYKGLGEMNPEQLWNTTMNPETRTVLQVKLEDEVEAERIFTILMGDQVEPRRQFIQENALEAKNIDI
- a CDS encoding 2-C-methyl-D-erythritol 4-phosphate cytidylyltransferase, whose protein sequence is MTISVIIVAAGSSKRLGGKVNKPYLNIKGKPALYYSIKTFLSLNMIKEVLVVIREKDETMFRSLLNKYIFFGVKYTYGGKERKDSVLNGLNALENKKGIVLIHDAARPFVSKELVSRVIKASVKYRAAIPVIPVKDTVKYSKNGTFVEKTLNRNELFLAQTPQGFDFTLLMKSNLKALLKKTPITDDAMLMESAGVKTALVKGDENNIKITTIEDLA